One Echinicola strongylocentroti DNA window includes the following coding sequences:
- a CDS encoding glycosyltransferase family 2 protein gives MESQPFFSVIIPAFNRGHIIGRAISSVLGQSFQNFELIVVDDGSQDNTGEVVKQVGDERVRYFYQTNSGVSAARNIGANVANGINLIFLDSDDELGEEALAKFNSVIHRGEVIQFGFVKVNETSSILKYPEKNKFMSKLPGSFCIKRDVFKSISGYDERLAYSENTEMFHRLSLIGVRIHEEQFISLRYYESITGGSKNRHNKIAGLKYILKKHDKTVSKNVKFLYNQIIGVESFKVGDYQMARYYLFKALKIHPWAWKCIMRILNTYIIQSSQRICSKTEKN, from the coding sequence GTGGAATCCCAACCTTTTTTTTCAGTTATTATTCCTGCATTTAACAGGGGCCATATTATTGGCCGGGCCATAAGTTCGGTTCTAGGTCAGTCTTTTCAAAATTTTGAACTTATTGTAGTTGATGATGGATCACAGGATAATACAGGAGAGGTAGTAAAGCAGGTTGGAGATGAACGTGTAAGATATTTTTACCAAACCAATAGTGGAGTTTCAGCTGCAAGAAATATAGGTGCCAATGTGGCTAATGGAATAAATTTAATTTTTTTAGATAGTGATGATGAATTAGGTGAAGAGGCTTTGGCAAAATTTAATTCAGTCATTCATCGAGGTGAAGTTATACAGTTTGGGTTTGTGAAAGTTAATGAGACCTCATCGATTTTAAAGTATCCTGAAAAAAATAAGTTTATGAGTAAGTTACCGGGGAGTTTTTGTATAAAACGAGATGTTTTTAAAAGTATATCGGGTTATGATGAACGTTTGGCCTACAGTGAAAACACAGAAATGTTTCATCGGTTGAGTTTAATAGGGGTAAGGATTCATGAGGAACAATTTATAAGTTTAAGATATTACGAGAGTATCACAGGAGGGTCAAAGAACAGACACAATAAAATAGCTGGATTAAAGTATATTTTAAAGAAGCATGATAAGACAGTAAGTAAAAACGTGAAATTTTTATATAACCAGATCATCGGGGTAGAGAGCTTCAAGGTTGGTGATTACCAAATGGCAAGATACTATTTGTTTAAAGCATTAAAAATTCATCCGTGGGCATGGAAATGTATAATGAGAATATTGAACACCTATATAATTCAAAGTTCTCAAAGGATATGTAGTAAAACAGAGAAGAATTGA
- a CDS encoding glycosyltransferase, with amino-acid sequence MLGISVVVCTCNGANRLPVTLQHICQQRCTYSWELIVVDNCSTDNTTAVCTSFLKDKEIDWVIVHESQPGLVNARRCGLEKSKYDFILFCDDDNALNEQYLHYGVSLMEQNPQIGILGGFGAAVIEGGKPEWFDQYSHSYAVGKQALSNGKISSSKAEVYGAGAIVRKEPIWELLQRGFETVMEGRTGKKLGAGDDVEWCYIFQLLDYEIWFDDRLLFDHYISASRLTWEYYLNLKAGIASGSGLLYPYGLLLDAKRVNVPPFWKAYLGRTLISLLVWLKSIFMVSIPIKVSSQRRLAHRIITARCRAYLVDAIRAKRHFDQLKRNFQ; translated from the coding sequence ATGCTAGGAATAAGTGTAGTAGTGTGCACATGTAATGGTGCCAACCGCCTGCCAGTTACCTTACAGCACATTTGCCAGCAAAGGTGTACGTATAGCTGGGAATTGATTGTGGTGGACAATTGTTCGACAGATAATACTACAGCCGTGTGCACATCTTTTCTCAAAGACAAGGAAATCGATTGGGTGATTGTACATGAATCTCAGCCAGGTCTGGTGAATGCTCGGCGGTGCGGACTAGAAAAAAGTAAATACGATTTCATTCTTTTCTGTGACGATGATAATGCTTTGAATGAACAATATTTACACTATGGGGTTAGCTTGATGGAACAAAATCCTCAGATTGGTATATTGGGAGGTTTTGGAGCGGCAGTCATTGAGGGGGGAAAGCCTGAGTGGTTTGACCAGTACAGCCACAGTTATGCTGTTGGGAAACAGGCATTATCTAACGGTAAAATAAGCTCTTCTAAAGCAGAAGTTTATGGAGCGGGAGCAATAGTTCGAAAGGAGCCAATATGGGAGTTGTTGCAAAGAGGTTTTGAAACAGTCATGGAGGGAAGGACTGGAAAGAAATTGGGAGCAGGGGATGATGTAGAATGGTGCTACATCTTCCAGCTATTAGATTATGAGATTTGGTTTGATGACAGGTTGCTATTTGATCATTATATTTCAGCGTCCCGATTGACATGGGAATATTATTTGAATCTTAAGGCAGGAATCGCCTCTGGTTCTGGTTTACTATATCCGTATGGTTTGTTGTTGGATGCAAAGAGAGTAAATGTACCTCCATTTTGGAAGGCATACTTGGGTAGAACCCTTATAAGTTTGCTGGTTTGGCTAAAATCTATTTTTATGGTGTCAATTCCAATAAAGGTATCTTCCCAACGGAGATTGGCCCATCGGATTATCACTGCTCGATGTAGGGCATACTTGGTTGATGCTATCCGAGCCAAAAGACATTTTGATCAATTAAAACGGAACTTTCAGTAA
- a CDS encoding glycosyltransferase, with product MTSPKKTRILHLIKSLGRGGAEKLIPETAALHDKEEYSFYCLYFHHRPNSLIDELEEVGVKVSYFPSSNLALPLQVGKVVEFVKKNQIDIIHCHLPWAGVLGRWVGQKTGAKVVYTEHNMWERYHPLSRRLNKLTFGWQQGVIAVSGEVRNSILRHYKPTVNSPEIKTIPNAVNTEKFQKDLIGKGSIREKFGIPNDAPVIGQVAVLRSQKRLDHWIAVAKEIAQSHPSVHFLLVGDGPERELVESTIGTGDFASKIHLAGAQEAVIPYLSAMDVYMMTSEFEGLPVAMLEAMSCGLPVLSTEVGGIREVITDGVEGMLCPKDHTENLVFAASTLLTDPLRCQEMAKRARQRVISHFSMKRMVRDLEEFYQEVQKLS from the coding sequence GTGACTTCCCCAAAGAAAACCCGTATTCTCCACCTGATAAAATCCCTTGGCAGGGGAGGGGCCGAGAAGCTGATTCCTGAAACTGCAGCATTGCATGATAAGGAGGAATACTCCTTTTATTGCCTTTACTTCCATCATCGGCCTAATAGCCTTATCGATGAACTGGAAGAGGTGGGAGTGAAAGTAAGCTATTTTCCATCCTCCAATCTTGCGCTTCCGCTCCAAGTCGGTAAGGTGGTGGAGTTTGTGAAAAAAAATCAAATTGACATTATTCATTGCCATTTGCCTTGGGCGGGAGTGCTGGGCAGGTGGGTAGGCCAAAAGACCGGCGCCAAGGTCGTCTATACCGAGCACAATATGTGGGAAAGGTACCATCCGCTTTCCCGTAGGCTAAATAAATTGACCTTTGGATGGCAGCAGGGAGTGATTGCAGTTTCCGGGGAAGTAAGGAATAGTATTTTAAGACACTATAAACCGACCGTTAATAGCCCTGAGATCAAGACAATACCAAACGCGGTAAATACAGAGAAATTCCAGAAAGATCTGATAGGGAAAGGTAGCATCCGAGAGAAGTTTGGAATACCTAATGATGCTCCCGTAATAGGTCAAGTGGCCGTTTTAAGGAGCCAAAAAAGGCTTGATCACTGGATCGCCGTGGCAAAGGAAATTGCCCAATCCCATCCCAGCGTTCATTTTTTATTGGTAGGTGATGGACCGGAAAGGGAGTTGGTAGAAAGTACTATTGGAACAGGTGATTTTGCATCGAAAATACACTTGGCGGGAGCGCAAGAAGCTGTTATTCCTTATCTTTCTGCCATGGATGTTTATATGATGACATCGGAGTTTGAAGGATTGCCAGTGGCAATGCTGGAGGCCATGTCGTGTGGATTGCCTGTGCTGAGTACTGAGGTTGGAGGAATTAGGGAGGTGATAACCGACGGAGTGGAGGGGATGCTATGTCCAAAAGACCATACAGAAAACTTGGTTTTTGCCGCTTCTACGCTGTTGACAGATCCGCTAAGGTGCCAAGAAATGGCCAAGAGGGCCCGCCAACGGGTGATCTCCCATTTCAGCATGAAACGGATGGTAAGGGACTTGGAGGAGTTTTATCAAGAAGTGCAAAAGCTGAGCTAG
- a CDS encoding glycosyltransferase family 4 protein produces MKVLYLIDTLQTGGTEKSLLSIARRFKEVTPYFWVIFKGNHRLLTEFLEAGIIVKTWDFSTSSSSSKIARKLNKSIAELKPNIVHASLFRSEMISRKLQGDFLLVNSLVNNSYHWRRYRKLPITSFFSLLIVHMRDYLTSSNVDYWFSNSPYLSEVHQRTLGIPSYKIVNIPRGRSRQEFIPPRTKHQDKTIFITVGRLIPRKGHSELLRAFGHILEKSPTSNLWVVGEGPDLVKLKALAEKLKISHNVTFWGDSNKVPNLLSEADFFVFPSHYEGLPGALIEAMFSKLPIIASAIPENESCVPLNSGLWFEVFNWKDMARKMEKAIEIESWEAITNEAYSHAMEVFDAQNVSTQYENAYNELFEIPYQKK; encoded by the coding sequence GTGAAAGTACTTTATCTCATAGATACATTACAAACAGGCGGGACTGAGAAGAGTTTGTTGTCTATCGCGAGGAGATTTAAAGAAGTGACTCCTTATTTCTGGGTGATCTTTAAGGGAAATCATCGTCTATTAACTGAATTTCTTGAAGCTGGAATTATTGTAAAAACTTGGGACTTTTCGACATCTAGCTCGAGCAGCAAAATTGCTAGGAAATTGAATAAGTCTATTGCAGAACTTAAACCAAATATTGTTCATGCCTCTTTGTTTCGTTCAGAAATGATATCAAGGAAACTGCAAGGAGATTTTTTATTGGTGAACAGTTTGGTTAACAATTCATATCACTGGAGGAGATATAGAAAACTACCAATTACCTCTTTTTTTTCACTGCTAATCGTTCATATGAGGGATTATTTGACTTCTTCAAATGTGGATTACTGGTTTTCCAATTCTCCTTATTTGAGTGAAGTCCATCAAAGAACTTTAGGTATACCAAGTTATAAAATAGTTAACATTCCTAGAGGAAGGTCAAGGCAAGAATTTATCCCTCCAAGGACAAAACATCAAGACAAAACTATTTTTATTACCGTGGGAAGGCTTATTCCCCGAAAAGGTCATTCGGAGTTACTAAGGGCTTTTGGGCATATTTTAGAGAAGTCTCCTACATCAAATCTTTGGGTCGTGGGAGAAGGCCCTGATTTGGTTAAGTTAAAAGCTTTGGCAGAGAAATTAAAAATAAGCCATAACGTGACTTTTTGGGGGGATAGCAACAAAGTTCCTAATCTTCTTTCAGAAGCAGACTTTTTTGTGTTCCCAAGCCATTATGAAGGTTTGCCAGGAGCTTTGATAGAGGCTATGTTTTCCAAACTACCTATTATTGCTTCGGCTATTCCTGAAAATGAATCCTGTGTACCTCTAAATAGTGGGCTTTGGTTCGAAGTATTTAACTGGAAAGACATGGCAAGGAAAATGGAAAAGGCAATTGAAATTGAAAGTTGGGAGGCCATAACAAACGAAGCCTATAGCCATGCTATGGAAGTATTTGATGCACAAAATGTTTCAACACAATACGAAAATGCATACAACGAACTTTTTGAAATTCCTTATCAAAAGAAATGA
- a CDS encoding glycosyltransferase, with product MTRIGGFLITYNRPQIVVETILSLEAQTQPLEVIWIIDNSSNYNTKESVLSLHNPKIRYFNVGYNAGPAGAAKIGLNLCIKENLDWIYWGDDNDPPVFQDSFERLLGEVSKETDRCSIGIVGTVGHFFDNKRGVINKTSLDLLLGNGLLEVDSVAGNMTMMVNKRVLEAGIYPDPTLFFGFEELDFCLKVKRKGFGIYVDKVQFRELKNYFNKTGANRSFYNKKTLNSLPREYYTVRNLLFIASKYGFKEMKVRLIIKCMVKSLFGFKYGFKYGVENAKYLLMGLFHFLMNKKGGTMTLKNGL from the coding sequence TTGACACGAATAGGAGGTTTTTTAATTACTTACAACCGACCTCAGATAGTGGTAGAAACAATTTTAAGTCTCGAGGCGCAAACACAACCTCTTGAGGTTATTTGGATAATTGATAATTCATCTAACTACAATACAAAGGAAAGTGTATTATCTCTGCACAACCCAAAAATTCGGTATTTTAATGTAGGGTACAATGCAGGACCAGCTGGGGCTGCAAAAATAGGTCTTAACCTGTGTATAAAAGAAAATTTAGATTGGATTTACTGGGGAGATGATAATGATCCACCTGTATTTCAGGATTCATTTGAAAGACTATTAGGGGAAGTATCAAAGGAAACAGATAGATGTTCAATTGGGATTGTTGGTACGGTAGGACATTTCTTTGATAATAAGAGAGGGGTGATCAACAAGACTTCCCTAGATTTACTTTTGGGAAATGGTTTATTGGAGGTGGACAGTGTGGCAGGAAATATGACCATGATGGTTAATAAACGGGTTTTAGAGGCTGGTATATATCCAGATCCCACTTTGTTTTTTGGGTTTGAAGAACTGGATTTTTGCCTTAAGGTAAAAAGGAAAGGCTTTGGAATCTATGTTGATAAGGTACAATTTAGAGAACTAAAGAATTATTTTAATAAAACGGGTGCTAACAGAAGTTTCTATAATAAAAAGACTTTAAATAGTTTGCCAAGGGAATATTATACTGTGCGTAATTTGCTTTTCATTGCGTCCAAATATGGTTTTAAAGAGATGAAAGTAAGGTTGATTATAAAGTGTATGGTTAAATCACTATTTGGGTTTAAATATGGGTTTAAATATGGAGTTGAAAATGCAAAATATTTATTAATGGGGCTATTTCATTTTTTGATGAACAAAAAAGGGGGCACTATGACACTAAAGAATGGACTTTAA
- a CDS encoding glycosyltransferase: MRIVHLIQKPQLRGAELFAAQLAQCQMRNGHEVLLVCVFRGKASFPFEGEIVCIDCKEKNRFWEIRGWRRLRDIIAHFRPDIVQANASDTLKFSVFSKMIFKWDTPIVYRNANKISDFIKGKSHLTFNKFLFSKINGVISVSIGCNQDFNHCFNSLNIPNCTIPNGVDFGEMDRKLQDEVPNTLREKEYVLMVGAFVKEKNHIGLLHIFNEIHKKFPQLYLVFVGAGKLAAEINSQAANMESADRVLFMGNLDNVLPVMKNAKALLVPSKIEGLPAVILESMYCKVPVIAYDVGGISEAVLHDETGFLVPFENRNLFRNLLERVLSDNHRIPSDILDNARTKVITHFNINVLAHYFLTFYQQITDTKRA; encoded by the coding sequence ATGAGAATTGTTCATTTGATCCAAAAGCCACAACTTCGAGGAGCAGAATTGTTTGCGGCTCAATTAGCCCAATGCCAAATGAGGAATGGACATGAAGTTTTATTGGTTTGTGTTTTTCGTGGAAAGGCATCGTTTCCCTTCGAGGGGGAGATAGTTTGTATTGACTGCAAAGAGAAAAATAGGTTTTGGGAAATTAGGGGATGGAGAAGGCTTAGGGATATAATAGCCCATTTCAGGCCTGATATAGTGCAGGCAAATGCATCCGATACCTTGAAGTTTTCGGTTTTTAGTAAGATGATTTTCAAATGGGACACACCAATTGTCTATAGAAATGCCAACAAAATCAGCGATTTTATAAAAGGAAAGAGCCACTTAACATTCAATAAATTTTTATTTAGTAAAATCAATGGAGTCATTTCTGTTTCCATAGGCTGTAACCAAGATTTCAACCATTGTTTCAATAGCTTGAACATCCCAAATTGTACCATTCCTAATGGAGTGGATTTTGGTGAAATGGATAGAAAGCTGCAGGATGAAGTTCCAAATACACTTAGAGAAAAAGAATATGTACTGATGGTGGGAGCTTTCGTAAAAGAGAAAAACCATATAGGATTACTTCACATTTTTAATGAAATCCATAAGAAATTTCCACAGCTGTACTTAGTGTTTGTTGGAGCAGGAAAATTAGCGGCTGAAATAAATAGTCAGGCTGCCAACATGGAGAGTGCTGATCGGGTTTTATTTATGGGAAATTTGGATAACGTCCTCCCTGTTATGAAGAATGCTAAGGCCTTGCTGGTTCCCAGTAAGATAGAAGGATTGCCGGCGGTTATATTAGAGTCGATGTACTGCAAAGTTCCCGTAATAGCGTATGATGTAGGAGGAATCAGTGAAGCCGTATTGCATGATGAGACTGGCTTTTTGGTACCTTTTGAAAACAGGAATCTTTTTAGAAACTTACTGGAGAGGGTTTTATCGGATAATCATCGGATACCTTCAGACATCTTGGATAATGCCAGAACAAAAGTGATCACCCACTTTAATATTAATGTCCTTGCCCATTATTTCCTCACCTTCTATCAACAAATAACTGACACCAAAAGAGCGTGA
- a CDS encoding glycosyltransferase family 2 protein, which produces MDFKISVIIPAYNREKFIGRAIESVLEQSIQDFELIIVDDQSSDDTLREIERYTDERIKVIQTKKNGGNAVARNEGILNSSGELIFFLDSDDFYTKNFLKEMIHFIHENGDHDFFWCGINLVDESAKKFGEQFWIPKDTLPSNTFFDSLHIGTNNGICFKRKVFDTIGYFDESIRAAVDRDFLLRVSAFFSGIGFKKFLVNCTIGRHDSVRKNYMNQANAYHAIAHKHSSIIKNKRSRKKKWFHKCMWLHFYAGNKERAVTYFFKIPFNLTSIFLFFLFLFLPLSVGRKIHRKFGSKGINQ; this is translated from the coding sequence ATGGACTTTAAGATTTCAGTCATCATTCCGGCATATAACCGAGAAAAATTTATCGGCAGGGCGATAGAAAGTGTACTTGAACAAAGTATTCAGGATTTTGAATTGATAATTGTCGATGACCAATCCTCAGATGATACGCTCAGAGAAATTGAACGCTATACTGATGAGAGGATCAAAGTGATCCAGACAAAAAAAAACGGAGGGAACGCTGTAGCCAGAAACGAAGGGATACTGAACTCATCTGGTGAGCTTATTTTCTTTTTGGATAGTGATGATTTTTACACTAAAAATTTTCTAAAGGAAATGATTCATTTTATTCATGAAAATGGAGACCATGATTTTTTTTGGTGTGGAATAAATCTAGTCGATGAATCAGCAAAGAAGTTTGGAGAGCAATTTTGGATCCCCAAAGATACGTTGCCTAGCAATACTTTCTTTGATTCATTACATATCGGTACAAATAACGGTATTTGTTTCAAAAGGAAGGTGTTCGATACCATAGGGTATTTCGATGAATCCATCCGTGCAGCAGTTGACCGAGATTTTCTTCTGAGGGTTTCCGCTTTTTTTTCTGGAATTGGATTCAAGAAATTTTTGGTTAATTGCACCATTGGAAGACATGATTCGGTGAGAAAGAATTACATGAATCAAGCCAATGCATATCATGCAATTGCGCATAAACACAGTTCTATAATAAAAAATAAACGCTCTCGAAAAAAGAAATGGTTTCACAAATGTATGTGGTTACATTTTTATGCAGGAAATAAAGAAAGGGCTGTGACTTATTTCTTCAAAATACCGTTTAATTTAACCTCAATTTTTCTCTTTTTTCTTTTTCTTTTTCTTCCATTGTCTGTTGGAAGAAAAATACATCGAAAATTTGGCAGTAAAGGTATCAATCAGTGA